Proteins found in one Bremerella volcania genomic segment:
- a CDS encoding division/cell wall cluster transcriptional repressor MraZ, translating to MGSDEFILGEYSRTLDDRFRLSIPTQITDLISPKGDDLILVKERPGCLSLWNGPQWQGKLDAGVNLVHAKIAAGKLENKIADVQLLGRLLSTRQRNVTLAGKGRLLIPEGFREFLGVEAGGEVLIVGAAVCVEIWKPEAWLNNLEEKMPEFRSLLDQLSG from the coding sequence ATGGGGTCGGACGAGTTCATTCTGGGGGAATACAGCCGCACGCTGGACGACCGGTTCCGGTTGTCGATTCCCACGCAGATTACCGACCTCATTTCACCAAAGGGGGACGACCTGATCCTGGTCAAAGAACGGCCGGGATGCTTGAGCTTATGGAACGGACCGCAGTGGCAAGGAAAGCTGGATGCCGGAGTGAACTTGGTTCACGCGAAGATCGCCGCTGGCAAGCTGGAAAACAAAATTGCGGACGTCCAACTCTTGGGTCGACTACTTTCCACACGACAACGCAACGTCACGCTGGCCGGAAAAGGGAGATTGCTGATACCGGAGGGATTTCGGGAGTTCTTGGGGGTCGAAGCCGGCGGAGAAGTCTTGATCGTCGGTGCCGCCGTGTGTGTCGAAATCTGGAAGCCAGAAGCGTGGCTCAATAATCTCGAAGAGAAGATGCCGGAGTTCCGATCGTTGCTGGATCAGCTCAGCGGCTAA